ACAAAGAGGTCTACAAGATAGAAAAGGGAATCAAATAACCAGATGGACGCTTTATGGCGTAAGGATGCCAATCTCTGCAAGCCAGATAAAAGTACCCGTTTCGCTGGTGGATTAGCTAGAGAGGCTTCCACAGGGCTTCCAGCAAGCAAGAAAAAGAGCGGCATGCATAGCCTCTGGAGACCTACCAACCCAACCTTTGGCAACTGGATGAAGCCTCCCTTCACACGGTTTGAATTATGTCGACTGTAGGAAGCATATGAGCTATGCTGCGTGGCTTTATGGAGGCTGTTGGTTAAGGGTTAAGTCCACCGGCCTAATTCCATAATTGGTGTTTACTTTATTGGTTCATGCCATCACAGCCTTGTACTCTTATCATCTTCGGGGCCACTGGTGATCTTACACACCGCAAACTTATCCCAGCGCTCTACAATCTTTGGATAGATGGCAATTTATCCTCGGCGCTGACCATACTGGGATTTGCTAGGAGAGAGAAATCCAACGAACAGTTCCGTTCCGAGCTGAAAGAAACGGCAGAGAAATTTTCCCGCCAGAAGATCGATAGAGCACGTTGGGAACGCTTTGCTTCCTCGATTTACTATTCTAGGGGAGCATTTGGGGATCCAGAGCAGTATACTTCTCTTTCGAAGGCTCTAGATATGCTGGATGCACAACGGGAGACACGCGGTAACCGTCTCTTTTATCTGGCAGCAGCTCCTGAGCAATTTGAAGTAATCCTGGAGAATCTTAGGATGAGCAAGTTAAACACAACCCGAGCCAATGGTTGGACACGCGTCGTCATAGAAAAGCCGTTTGGAACAGACCTATTGAGCGCTCAGCGCTTGAACTCGCTAGTTGAGGGAGTTTGTCCGGAGCATAGCACTTATCGCATTGACCATTATCTTGGAAAGGAAACTGCCCAGAATATCATGGTGCTCCGCTTTGCAAATGCCTTATTTGAAGCGGTATGGAATGCTCGTTACATTCACCACGTGCAAATTACGGCAAGTGAAACTATTGGTGTGGAAGGTCGTGCGGGCTATTATGAGCAGGCAGGTGCCCTGCGAGACATAGTACAAAATCATTTACTACAGCTTCTTTGTCTCATCGCGATGGAACCGCCAATTGATCTAGGAGCTGATAGCATTCGTGATGAAAAAGTCAAGGTGTTGCGCTCCTTACGTCCTATCATAGGAGATGAGGTACCTCTCTATGTGGTACGGGCCCAATACACGGCTGGCACTATTAGTGGTCAGGAAGCGCTTGCTTACCGTGAAGAGCATGGCGTGTCTCCACAGTCCTGTACAGAAACCTTTGTGGCCCTCCACGTGAATATTGACAACTGGCGCTGGGCCGGGGTCCCCTTCTTTATTCGAGTTGGCAAGCGTCTTCCCAAGCGGAGAACAGAAATTGCCGTCCATTTTAAAGGTGTCCCACATATTCTCTTTAAGAAGGCCACCCAAGAAGTAGAGGAGAACGTCTTGGCTATTTGTATTCAACCCGATGAAGGTGTCTTTCTTCAAGTGAGTGCCAAACTGCCAGGCTCTACCGTGCGGATCCAGCCGGTTAAGATGAATTTTCATTATGGCACTTCCTTCGGAAGGGCCACCCCAGAAGCCTACGAGCGACTTCTATTAGACGCTATAAATGGCGATGCGTCGCTCTTTGCTCGTCGAGATGAAGTAGAGGAAGCCTGGAGATTTGTGGATGGTATCCGTTCCCACTGGAACACCTTCTCCGCGAAAGATATCGCCTTCTACCCAGCTGGAAGTTGGGGTTCTCCGGAGGCAGATCGTCTCACCGAGGCATACGGCGCAAAATGGAGGTGTTTGTAGTAGCCAACAAAATACTTGATTGAGTTGCTCTACAACGGTAAGTGGTTAGGCGTTGCCAAAAACAGCGCAATCCGCGGCT
This DNA window, taken from Candidatus Xiphinematobacter sp., encodes the following:
- the zwf gene encoding glucose-6-phosphate dehydrogenase is translated as MPSQPCTLIIFGATGDLTHRKLIPALYNLWIDGNLSSALTILGFARREKSNEQFRSELKETAEKFSRQKIDRARWERFASSIYYSRGAFGDPEQYTSLSKALDMLDAQRETRGNRLFYLAAAPEQFEVILENLRMSKLNTTRANGWTRVVIEKPFGTDLLSAQRLNSLVEGVCPEHSTYRIDHYLGKETAQNIMVLRFANALFEAVWNARYIHHVQITASETIGVEGRAGYYEQAGALRDIVQNHLLQLLCLIAMEPPIDLGADSIRDEKVKVLRSLRPIIGDEVPLYVVRAQYTAGTISGQEALAYREEHGVSPQSCTETFVALHVNIDNWRWAGVPFFIRVGKRLPKRRTEIAVHFKGVPHILFKKATQEVEENVLAICIQPDEGVFLQVSAKLPGSTVRIQPVKMNFHYGTSFGRATPEAYERLLLDAINGDASLFARRDEVEEAWRFVDGIRSHWNTFSAKDIAFYPAGSWGSPEADRLTEAYGAKWRCL